A single genomic interval of Microbulbifer variabilis harbors:
- a CDS encoding DUF748 domain-containing protein: MPTEPARHNARFHHLLWWLIGGLLLLEGFSFVLSGLVRDKASTWMAERGLDFQAQHFRVSLLDLSLLLVDARAINREGRGFSAQEILLDYSWWQLLRGRANLPRVSISGAYMDLQSVPGEWRREWEVGGWDLAQVERKDRDFKLAIERARIRNSELCYLHKPIWSTASCVYIGDIRARDFTLGLWRKGNVPLKVDIAAAGIELHELLARERKSARYNTTLAHLQMKSGDFRWPSLRTEADAFHAEFFSSCPPQQWADAIHGLQRLIGHCAAARRLKAAGDLKFDFGRVAMAQWRRANGEGVILRRSDQRWQDWRAETITIRDFDYVRPIKRLRWRRAGATAFDWCPQYLRDAKHHFCVRATTLNLPGPTKFDWNQPLKIVTGPSRAQQVRYVDVAQPHRQPLTAQQARLGPLEFDKASRILSVGSLSVNSASGCVPGELWGKPDHCVRLVGLRGEEKVALRFGSQSKSIPWGAASGPMYLGQMQLEGLAEERLRLRQLKWEGIDTLASDTPYSIQDFSLESLSGCLSRGLLPEGLGPLCAQLSSLKGRGNFAWQPGEDGYAIFGKLRVQRLMLGDSPSGNKGLLLQKMANGSGYFRREAVEDPWAASAMASSIGPIEADYGTEKGNLEEQGPQASNQMASVNAPNFKLENASLQRLDGCLPDSWARLIYRDSLPLEKMPTCFDFRDLRQQQPLRIAWRGGFDIATAEFSIERALAHTTQNRSLLNIEDLNFPLVRIRYLPSAALSTYIALPESALEILDICLPDIAVLSDIHIRCMDLQKLHLGEAFHLEFGRQQASANLNDSSIAQIQLLEMDGIAALDIQQLSLPELEFLWSRNGAATSEIKFDKLSAESLLACLPQRQGIMGKLPHCIYSRDLHSINSSGVSLGMTEFTRAASAEPIWQFAKLDIPRIYFSPGSIDLYDLTIDNILVCGLQRLFPSEIDRANLADCIETPQIKFTGNPISIGFESSIDRISSGAVYTGPIAFWQKGRDFLQAGLQQLSWRGVNWNGGKDFSVADLKILNTRVCLPDSGKIVTIERLERSRAGDTRSCYGVDELYMPGLQRVSLSRPFTLEGSLHLAGLSIPRKNTEPIKIPKFQLDNISFEGEALVRVQGASGCLPAGLLKDKNIAPCYQLSQLRLGGMESLQEATGRIFLLRDISVAEIQMHEKGFTQALSFPLLKTQRLQVEQLRLEGRSLGVQQLRLLSIASCIPAGYFDQGIHCFKLGAVELDGNFNGVHGLTLPLFKVENIDLFSPRGELLVEGESIEISHFSLNSEEWYFAWGEAVHFHFFNRDPGVPEFERHSTIGDFRLLHIKGLSFHKRMELLTIDFIDFLRPRFILLRDEQGQFPVTWEIAELRGIPINQYLHRKKKHRPPLLYHIGDIHLRHGTFTWVDRKHEFRARLPVRDINLNLSDISNVGEHPPAVIVANGRPGGFGDIQLGGTIDYLGQKKWNADLTGYLANVNLIPATPYMAKLLGFKILQGQMDAVVNIHVYENQLNAFADVVLEKIKVRRVRKDDQLPVKKRFIPLNLALWLLKDGKGNVKFGMPVTGNIRDPKFSMEYVFSELLHKAIMDALFSYFTPYGIYLLAKLAWGRFMAKSFDSIDFAPGSAELSGLALAQLQQMVAVLHKHPDARPGVCGIANARDWNTMYPNSTIGLRGSRRFLSNFYRRPPIFLREEFEKLALERSRKVERYLIDAGIPAAELIPCAPDYMGRDFGDPRVEFSN, from the coding sequence ATGCCAACAGAGCCTGCCCGTCATAATGCCCGCTTTCATCACCTGCTGTGGTGGTTGATTGGCGGATTATTATTGCTGGAAGGCTTTTCATTCGTGCTTTCCGGTTTGGTACGCGATAAGGCCAGTACATGGATGGCCGAACGCGGACTGGATTTTCAGGCGCAACACTTTCGAGTGTCTCTGCTGGATTTAAGCTTGTTGCTTGTGGATGCGCGTGCAATCAACCGCGAAGGGAGAGGGTTTTCCGCCCAGGAAATTCTGCTGGATTACAGTTGGTGGCAGTTGCTGCGTGGTCGCGCCAATCTGCCTCGAGTCTCTATTAGTGGCGCCTATATGGATCTGCAATCTGTGCCGGGAGAATGGCGCAGAGAATGGGAGGTGGGCGGCTGGGATTTGGCACAGGTTGAGCGCAAGGATAGGGATTTTAAGCTGGCAATCGAGCGAGCACGAATTCGTAATAGCGAACTCTGCTATTTACACAAGCCCATCTGGTCTACAGCCTCCTGCGTTTACATTGGCGATATAAGAGCGCGGGATTTCACCCTGGGGCTGTGGCGCAAAGGAAACGTTCCCCTAAAAGTTGATATTGCCGCTGCTGGGATTGAATTACACGAATTATTAGCCAGAGAGAGAAAGTCTGCGCGATATAACACGACTTTGGCGCATCTGCAGATGAAGTCAGGGGATTTTCGTTGGCCTAGTTTGCGCACCGAAGCGGATGCCTTCCACGCCGAATTTTTTTCCAGTTGCCCGCCACAACAGTGGGCCGATGCGATTCACGGATTACAGCGCCTGATCGGTCACTGCGCCGCAGCGCGCCGTTTGAAAGCTGCAGGGGATTTAAAGTTTGATTTTGGTCGTGTCGCTATGGCGCAGTGGCGCCGTGCCAATGGCGAAGGCGTTATATTACGGCGCAGCGATCAGCGTTGGCAGGACTGGCGCGCAGAAACCATTACTATCCGCGATTTTGATTATGTTCGCCCGATTAAACGGTTGCGCTGGCGTCGTGCAGGCGCTACCGCCTTCGATTGGTGTCCACAGTACTTGCGCGATGCCAAACACCACTTTTGTGTGCGAGCCACCACCCTGAATCTCCCCGGTCCTACCAAGTTTGACTGGAATCAACCGCTCAAAATAGTTACCGGTCCCAGTCGCGCCCAACAGGTGCGCTATGTGGATGTCGCTCAGCCCCACAGGCAGCCTCTGACAGCACAGCAAGCCCGGCTGGGTCCACTGGAGTTTGATAAGGCCAGCCGAATTCTCTCAGTGGGCAGTTTGTCGGTGAATAGTGCCAGCGGCTGTGTGCCCGGTGAATTGTGGGGTAAACCCGATCACTGCGTGCGCTTGGTGGGCTTGCGTGGAGAGGAAAAAGTGGCGCTGCGTTTTGGTTCGCAGTCAAAGTCGATTCCATGGGGAGCTGCTAGTGGGCCAATGTATCTGGGACAGATGCAGCTAGAGGGATTGGCAGAAGAGAGGCTGCGACTGCGTCAATTAAAGTGGGAGGGTATCGACACTTTAGCATCGGATACACCTTACTCAATTCAGGATTTTTCCCTGGAATCCTTGTCTGGCTGCTTATCGCGTGGCTTGCTGCCTGAGGGCTTGGGGCCCTTGTGTGCCCAGCTCAGCAGTCTTAAGGGACGAGGTAATTTTGCCTGGCAACCAGGTGAGGATGGGTATGCCATTTTTGGCAAATTGAGGGTGCAACGACTTATGTTGGGAGATAGTCCCAGCGGTAATAAAGGGCTTTTACTACAGAAAATGGCCAACGGCAGCGGATATTTTCGCCGCGAAGCCGTTGAAGATCCCTGGGCTGCCAGCGCCATGGCATCAAGTATCGGCCCGATAGAGGCGGATTATGGTACGGAGAAGGGCAATCTAGAGGAACAGGGGCCTCAAGCCAGTAACCAAATGGCCAGTGTCAATGCGCCAAACTTCAAATTGGAAAATGCCAGTTTGCAGCGCTTAGATGGTTGCTTACCAGATTCTTGGGCACGGTTAATTTACCGGGATTCCCTGCCGCTTGAGAAAATGCCCACTTGCTTTGACTTTCGTGACTTGCGCCAACAACAGCCTCTTCGCATTGCTTGGCGCGGAGGCTTTGATATTGCCACTGCAGAATTTTCTATCGAGCGTGCTCTGGCACACACGACACAAAATCGCTCCCTGCTAAATATTGAAGACCTGAATTTCCCATTAGTTAGAATCCGTTATTTACCGTCTGCGGCGCTCAGCACTTATATTGCATTGCCTGAAAGTGCACTGGAAATACTGGATATTTGCCTACCGGATATCGCGGTACTTTCTGATATTCACATTCGCTGTATGGACCTTCAGAAATTGCATTTAGGCGAAGCCTTCCACTTGGAGTTTGGTCGACAGCAAGCATCGGCCAATTTGAATGACTCCAGCATTGCTCAGATTCAACTGCTGGAGATGGACGGAATAGCTGCACTGGATATTCAACAGCTTTCTCTGCCAGAATTAGAATTTCTCTGGTCCCGCAATGGTGCTGCCACTTCAGAAATAAAGTTTGACAAGCTGTCTGCAGAGTCCCTATTGGCTTGTCTACCACAGCGACAGGGCATAATGGGAAAACTCCCCCATTGTATATACAGTCGGGACTTGCACTCTATCAATAGCAGTGGGGTGTCACTGGGAATGACGGAATTTACCCGTGCTGCCTCTGCCGAGCCCATTTGGCAGTTTGCAAAACTTGACATTCCTCGGATTTATTTTTCCCCCGGCTCCATCGATCTCTACGATTTAACGATCGACAATATCTTAGTTTGTGGTTTACAGCGCCTGTTCCCTAGTGAAATCGATAGGGCAAACCTGGCTGACTGTATTGAAACACCACAGATAAAATTTACGGGTAACCCAATTAGTATCGGCTTTGAAAGTAGCATTGATCGGATTAGTTCTGGCGCTGTTTACACTGGTCCAATCGCTTTTTGGCAAAAAGGTAGAGATTTCCTGCAGGCAGGCCTGCAACAGTTGAGTTGGCGGGGAGTCAACTGGAATGGTGGGAAGGACTTTTCTGTTGCCGACTTAAAGATTCTCAATACCCGGGTGTGCCTGCCAGACTCCGGCAAGATTGTAACGATAGAAAGGCTTGAGCGATCCAGAGCTGGAGATACGCGGAGCTGTTATGGCGTCGATGAGCTGTATATGCCAGGTTTGCAGCGCGTATCCCTAAGTCGGCCTTTTACTCTTGAGGGCTCCTTACATTTAGCTGGTCTCTCTATTCCACGCAAAAATACTGAGCCAATTAAAATACCCAAATTTCAGCTGGATAATATCTCTTTTGAGGGGGAGGCACTGGTACGGGTGCAGGGTGCTAGTGGCTGTTTACCCGCCGGACTTTTGAAAGACAAAAATATTGCCCCTTGTTATCAGTTGAGCCAATTACGCTTGGGAGGTATGGAAAGTCTACAAGAGGCGACCGGAAGGATTTTTCTGCTCAGGGACATCAGTGTGGCGGAAATACAAATGCATGAGAAGGGCTTTACGCAAGCATTGTCTTTCCCGTTGTTGAAGACGCAGAGATTGCAAGTGGAGCAATTGCGTTTGGAGGGACGATCTCTAGGAGTACAACAACTACGGCTTCTGAGTATCGCCAGCTGTATTCCTGCCGGTTATTTTGATCAAGGGATTCATTGCTTCAAACTCGGAGCCGTTGAGTTGGATGGTAACTTCAATGGCGTACACGGGCTAACTCTTCCACTGTTTAAGGTTGAGAATATTGATCTTTTTTCACCTCGAGGCGAATTATTAGTAGAGGGGGAAAGTATTGAAATTTCCCACTTTTCTCTGAATTCAGAAGAATGGTACTTCGCCTGGGGGGAGGCCGTACATTTCCATTTCTTCAACCGGGATCCTGGTGTTCCCGAGTTTGAACGCCACAGTACCATTGGGGACTTTAGACTGTTGCATATTAAAGGCTTGAGTTTCCATAAGCGTATGGAGTTATTGACGATTGATTTTATCGATTTCCTGCGCCCACGTTTTATCTTGTTGAGGGATGAGCAGGGTCAGTTTCCGGTAACCTGGGAGATTGCCGAACTGCGAGGGATACCGATTAATCAATATCTGCATAGGAAGAAAAAACACCGACCTCCACTCTTATACCATATTGGTGATATCCACCTGCGCCATGGTACTTTTACCTGGGTGGATCGAAAACATGAGTTTCGCGCACGGCTGCCAGTACGCGATATCAATCTTAATCTCAGCGATATCAGTAATGTGGGGGAGCATCCTCCAGCTGTGATTGTCGCGAATGGCCGCCCCGGTGGATTTGGCGATATTCAATTAGGGGGGACAATAGACTACTTGGGACAAAAAAAATGGAATGCGGATCTGACCGGTTATCTGGCTAATGTAAATCTGATACCGGCTACGCCTTATATGGCCAAGCTACTCGGTTTCAAGATACTGCAGGGGCAGATGGATGCGGTGGTGAATATCCATGTCTATGAAAATCAATTAAATGCCTTTGCCGATGTGGTGTTGGAAAAAATAAAGGTTCGGCGTGTACGAAAAGATGATCAATTACCAGTTAAGAAGAGGTTTATCCCTCTGAACCTTGCCCTTTGGTTATTAAAAGATGGTAAGGGGAATGTGAAATTTGGTATGCCCGTAACCGGCAATATCCGCGATCCAAAGTTTTCTATGGAGTATGTCTTCAGCGAGTTATTACATAAAGCCATTATGGATGCTTTGTTTAGTTACTTCACCCCCTATGGTATTTATCTTTTGGCTAAATTGGCCTGGGGGCGATTTATGGCGAAGTCTTTTGATTCTATTGATTTTGCTCCCGGCAGTGCGGAGTTAAGTGGATTGGCGCTGGCACAACTTCAGCAAATGGTTGCAGTGTTACATAAACATCCAGATGCCCGTCCTGGTGTTTGTGGTATTGCCAATGCCAGGGATTGGAATACAATGTATCCAAATTCAACAATTGGTCTACGTGGCAGTCGCAGATTTTTATCAAATTTCTACCGTAGGCCGCCGATTTTCTTGCGTGAAGAATTTGAGAAGCTAGCCTTAGAGCGCAGTCGAAAAGTTGAGCGCTATTTGATTGATGCAGGTATCCCAGCTGCTGAGCTTATTCCTTGCGCACCGGATTATATGGGGCGAGACTTTGGCGATCCAAGAGTTGAATTTTCTAATTAA
- the selD gene encoding selenide, water dikinase SelD has protein sequence MQEHPNYQDIVLVGGGHTHAIVLQMWAMNPLPGARLTLVSPQIQTAYSGMLPGMVAGHYSLDDTHIDLARLCRAAGARFIQACAHHIDVKAHTVSLLGRPPLEYDLLSLDVGATPVRELPGSELAIPIKPIGHFYNFWQKLQRHVQKNRTSLRLGIVGGGAGGCELAMAMAHSLEEQIYSGRVQIHLIHGADEIPQGYPFLARKLVARELDSLGVEIHHNWPVSEITEQGVRSNNGELLNLDQVLLSTNACAPPWLADSQLALDDKGFVVVDRKLRAQGHQEIFAAGDVASFSAGPLPKAGVYAVRQGPVLFHNLRATLTGQLLKNYRPQKRFLSLLACGGKRAVAVRNGLAAVGAPLWRWKDHIDRNFMQRFSDLSISMEEMPSAQPREILNQRQGISLASMRCNGCGAKVGPEVLRGALAKLPIQQSEYLLRGLGDDAAVMDLPASQLLVQSSDQLRAPVADPWLFGRLAALHALSDLFAMHARPVSAQVLATLPTAAEEITQRDLQQLLAGTIYELNRHHCVLSGGHTAEGAEMQLGLTVNGLAEREQLLEKCGAHTGDCLILSKPLGIGTILAAEGMGEAKGRWLQKALETMLHSNAAASGVFAQHGAHALTDVTGFGLLGHLLEMLKPDGLSATLIAEPLPLIPGARQCIERGWLSSLQPQNASAYSFVENPREWQSLPHWALLTDPQTCGGLLAAVPASKAEACVRALLQSGCSQAAIIGVINTRGNPQPKIRLRRDGHWRQLITHNSEAEHSQV, from the coding sequence ATGCAGGAGCATCCTAACTACCAGGATATCGTTCTGGTCGGCGGTGGCCACACCCATGCCATTGTGTTGCAAATGTGGGCAATGAACCCGCTGCCGGGTGCGCGCCTGACATTGGTTTCTCCACAAATCCAAACCGCCTATTCCGGCATGTTGCCGGGGATGGTAGCGGGCCACTATTCACTGGATGACACCCATATCGATCTGGCGCGCCTGTGTCGCGCTGCAGGCGCTCGTTTTATTCAGGCCTGTGCCCACCATATCGACGTAAAGGCGCACACGGTATCCCTGCTCGGGCGTCCACCATTAGAGTACGACCTCTTGTCCCTGGATGTCGGTGCCACCCCGGTGCGTGAGCTGCCCGGCTCAGAATTGGCAATCCCCATCAAGCCTATCGGACATTTTTACAACTTCTGGCAAAAACTGCAGAGACATGTACAGAAAAATCGCACATCTCTGCGTCTGGGTATTGTCGGCGGCGGTGCCGGTGGTTGCGAACTGGCCATGGCAATGGCTCATAGCCTGGAGGAGCAGATCTATTCCGGGCGCGTACAAATACACCTGATACACGGAGCTGATGAAATCCCCCAAGGCTATCCTTTCCTCGCGCGAAAACTAGTGGCCCGTGAGCTCGATAGCCTCGGCGTAGAGATACATCACAACTGGCCGGTATCAGAAATTACTGAGCAGGGCGTACGCAGCAACAATGGCGAGTTACTCAACCTGGATCAGGTGCTGCTCTCAACCAACGCCTGTGCTCCCCCCTGGCTGGCGGATTCCCAGCTAGCTCTGGACGATAAAGGCTTCGTAGTAGTAGACCGTAAACTGCGTGCCCAGGGACATCAGGAAATCTTTGCCGCCGGTGACGTGGCCAGTTTTTCCGCCGGGCCACTGCCCAAGGCTGGTGTCTACGCAGTGCGGCAAGGGCCGGTGCTGTTTCACAATCTGCGCGCCACTCTCACCGGACAGCTATTGAAAAATTACCGACCGCAAAAGCGCTTTCTGAGCCTGTTGGCCTGTGGCGGCAAGCGCGCGGTTGCGGTGCGCAATGGACTTGCCGCAGTGGGAGCCCCCCTGTGGCGCTGGAAAGACCATATTGATCGCAACTTTATGCAGCGCTTTAGCGATCTGTCCATCAGCATGGAAGAGATGCCGAGCGCCCAACCTCGCGAGATACTCAACCAGCGCCAGGGCATCTCTCTGGCGAGCATGCGCTGCAATGGCTGCGGTGCCAAGGTAGGCCCTGAAGTACTACGCGGCGCCCTGGCCAAGCTTCCCATACAGCAATCTGAGTACCTACTGCGCGGACTTGGAGATGATGCCGCCGTGATGGACCTGCCCGCCTCGCAATTATTGGTGCAGAGTTCCGACCAACTGCGCGCCCCGGTTGCAGACCCCTGGCTGTTCGGGCGACTTGCCGCTTTGCACGCACTCTCTGACCTGTTCGCTATGCATGCCCGCCCGGTGAGTGCACAGGTATTGGCCACCCTGCCCACCGCGGCAGAAGAAATCACCCAACGGGACTTACAACAGCTGCTCGCCGGTACGATTTACGAACTCAACCGCCACCATTGCGTACTCTCCGGTGGCCACACTGCCGAAGGAGCGGAGATGCAGTTGGGCCTCACTGTGAACGGCCTGGCTGAGCGCGAGCAACTGCTGGAAAAATGTGGGGCTCACACAGGAGACTGTCTGATATTGAGTAAACCCTTGGGCATCGGCACCATTCTCGCCGCCGAGGGGATGGGGGAAGCCAAAGGTCGCTGGCTGCAAAAGGCATTGGAGACCATGCTGCACAGCAATGCCGCCGCTTCCGGGGTTTTCGCCCAGCACGGCGCCCACGCTCTCACTGATGTCACGGGCTTTGGTTTACTCGGCCACTTATTGGAAATGCTGAAACCCGATGGGCTCAGTGCCACTCTAATCGCCGAGCCGCTGCCACTGATTCCCGGCGCCCGTCAGTGCATTGAGCGCGGCTGGTTATCCAGCCTACAACCGCAGAACGCCAGTGCCTATTCCTTTGTGGAAAACCCCCGGGAGTGGCAATCCCTACCACACTGGGCGCTACTCACTGATCCACAGACCTGTGGTGGCCTGCTCGCCGCTGTTCCTGCCAGTAAGGCTGAAGCCTGCGTTCGCGCCCTACTACAGAGTGGCTGCAGCCAGGCCGCCATCATCGGAGTGATCAACACTAGGGGCAACCCCCAGCCAAAGATACGCCTGCGTCGGGATGGCCA